The Choristoneura fumiferana chromosome 5, NRCan_CFum_1, whole genome shotgun sequence region cttaaactactaataattctcaagcaaacttagccgttattggctctgtgcacgacatcaacgccacctagcgtccgcaactttcatggctctgatgctctgacgttttaaaatttcatcgcgacattgtgacaaaaatcaaatctATAACGTATtagtttataatacaaaattactgtgataccgtgatttgggtggacaaaaggtattgaattcatttttggtaattaaaattaaatgaggtaagtacaatttattcaataggtgtgttttattttcgtttttacttcatgtttagttgtacttttacgctagtaataaattaaatatcgttttcagatcaaaatgagtatcattttgaaggtcggttttgtgagtatcactcaatataaaatttcaaacacaaaccgtttcataaggaaaattgttgcagGACATGTCCGAGacgtagaggaattaagaacaaaacagggagagtgttcaataattcaagctcgcatcataacataaacatctattactaaaattaggtaattaaagtctatacaaattgctttgttaatgacagattcatatgagtatgacagatgacagagccagaactatttctacttttggccaccatgagcgctgaaCACTTCACTGATTCTTCTCGGAACCGGTATCCAGTAAAACTTAATATGTAAGAAAATGTTAAGTGTAAGATTAATGAATAAAggcttttattgttattattattgtcatgtGTGTATGGAGTATATTTTCGTACACAAATCGGTCCATTGTCCTATCAATTCTTACGAGGGGGCCCGACTCCGTGGCGAGAAAAGCATCCCCCAAACCAATCACATTGCCACCACCATGCTTGACTATTGGTACTTGGTATCGTACattcaccagcattaatatctgccacagcggcgcGTGgagaaatatctgacacgtccttccggccctagaaatagagtcgtatcagatatttatgcacgcttgttgtgtcagatattggtgctggtgactgtacgtcgtGTCGTATATTGTGCGGACGTCGCACGTACTTAATGCCATCCGACgccattaaattaaacttactcTCGTCACTCCATAAAATTTTTGACCAATCAGTACTTGTCCACGACTTGGGACGAATTGCGAACGCTAGTCTCGCCGTTTTATTCTTTCCCGAAATATGTGGCTTTTTAGACGGGCGTCGGCCAAATAATCCTTGCTCTTTCAGGCGTTGTTTAACATTGGAAACATgaatatttatgttaaaattacAAGTTAAAGTTACAAGCAGCCTACTGATATTTATTCatgaaatatttttgacatGCACGCTTAGTTTCTATATAAAATGGAAATAATATacttgtcaaaatatttttgaaccagtgaaatgtaaaattttgagGCCAGTgttttaatattactaaaagaaattaaaatttttactTGGTTCGAGGAGGTTTTAagccataaattattttagcaaCAAATAAGTAGGAATAACTAATATGATTAACATAATATCGACACTTTTGTTGGAGTCAAAATACTTTTGATCGCTAATAATTGGCGTCGCTAAGCACTACGGCACTCCATTAGATCAAGTATCAACTAACAAAAGCGATGGAGTTTGAAACTTACTTCTTGGTAGTTATCTTCTTCCCATTGATAACTCGTGTGGTTGTAGTGGTGCTTCTCATATTCCCGCTGCCCTGGCCTGCCAGCGAGCTGTTGAACGTCGAGAAGGAAGTGAACGCATTGCCGTTGGCCGCGTGGCGCGCGAAGATGTCGTCGAGGCCGGCCATACCGAAGGGACTGAACAGAGAGGAGGTGAGCGAAGTACTCGGGTGGTGGCTCCTGCGACCGTGTCTGTGATGGTGCCCATGTCCGTTTATTTCTGGAATCAGAACAAGTCTGTTAAATTATTCGGCAACGACGACGATACATACTCATTGACCCTTGACTTTGAATAACACCAGTCAGGTAAGGTTTCTAATTGTTTGCCCCAAGCAGCTTTAACAGCATACTCGAGACGTTTAGAGCGCTTTCACATATGTATAGGCGTTTTTGTCGCGCTACTGAAGCGCGGCACAGCGAATCCCTTCACATTACAGCGGCTGTAGCGCGGCGACGCCGTCGCTAGCGACAGTCGCGCTTCACACTATCTGCCACCGCTAGCTCGGAGCGCCCGTATGTATGGATGCGAGTCGCGCTACAGCAGCGCGACTTAGAAGCGCTACAGCCGCGCGACAAAAACGCCTATACGTGAAAGCGCCCCTACAAAATACCATAGGTGCTCAGATGAAGTAACGGCGAAGTGATGTCTTGTATGTATTGAATGCCGTTATTTACAgcaatataaaaaacaattaacttATTAAGTAGTAAGTATAGTAACCTTAGATTACGATTACAGAAATAACAAGTGCTGATTTAAGAAATCCAGAATTCATCAAGCTCACGATTATGATCTTCGAATTTGATTAGAGATGTTCGTCTTATCTACCCGCAATCTAGTCGTATGCCAAGACCTTGTTGCGGAAGAAACCCTTCAAGTAATTTTAATACTGACCGAACATATCTATTTATATCTATTTCGATCGTAAGCAGGTACAGAGAGATACTatttattacacacacacatacctgCAAACAAGTCGCCGAAAGGCGAGCCTCCAAAGAACTCTCTAAAAACGTCTTCTGGATCTCGGAATGTGAACGGGAAGCTGGCATAACCGAATTCGTAGTCGTCGTCTGCAGCCGAGCGCCGGCCTCTGGAGTTGTTCAGGCCTTCTTTTCCATATTGGTCATACACCCGCCTCTTCCTTTCTGTAAACATATAAAGCAAACCGGTTTAGAAAAACGATACTAAACAAGTAGGAAAGTATAAGGGTCCAGTTGGACTAGTAATAAGTTCAAGTTATGCTGTTTAGTGAACCGCGATGTAAAAGTCGATTAGAATGATATCTACGCCACTTTTACACAAGAACTTGAAATCTTATAGCAATGAGAAAGCCTAAAAACAGCTTgaatctgttttgtttttattttttacatatgtatatattagtgatgtaacgaatattcgcattcgcattcgcgaatatttgcatatttttgcatattcgcattcgcaaaatttctgcgaatgttttgcgaacataaatatcagaaaaaaatacaattattaaataatagtaggtaataaaatcaaaatacattaattacttatgtttttatacaaaaaaaataacaaccttgtaatcacattatcagtattcacttaatcatttggttaaactcggtaattctcggaacaaaatacaaacggaacgcacttcgttcgaatgagactgccatagacaatttggcgccagaacgaaaaactgaatattcgcattcgcattcgcgaatgttcaaaaaatgacattcgttacatcactagtataTATCTTGTATATATCTAAAAAATCCAATAcacataataaatatgtatattgtatCTTGTATATATCTAAAAAATCTAAGTGTGTCAATATTGAACATCTGGTCACACAACACAAAGCGTCTAATTCAAGTTCATATTCAGATAAACATAAAACTGACTGTAGgaagtatttattaattattaatataaattaaatcagCTGTTCTAAATTGCTATTTATTCAATTACCAGTagtttaattgtaaatataaagTGTGCTTAGGTCCCTTACTCCCTTACATGCCCGTTTGTAATATATTAAATCACTGTTAGACTAAAACGTTAATTAATGTTAAACCTACAATACCGAAAAGGGAGCTGCCCAGTCTACCAATTATTATCAATCTAAGCATGTTGAACTAATAAGCAAAGTGGATTAGGTATATaggttgtacctacctatttatatttacattgaatataatttaaaaatacataacagTCAGAAAGGCTATTGGAATATTGccaatttttatgtttattttgtcACTTACATTGCCTtcttttgaattaaatttgtgaATTCTTTTAGTAGGAATGGCAGGTAtcatattaaaaacttaaattgataAAGGAGTGCAGCGGAAGTTTTCCGGCTTATTGTATAACATGCTGTTTGCTGCCTTTCATTCTATGCATCCTGGCAGACGATGGCGACTTAGTTATTCAAGACACTTGAGCCATCCTTAAAATCATACCTATTCAGTTAGCGTTATTGCTaacataatactaataatacctCTGAGAAAACCCGTTTGCAACTTGCATAACTTAATTAAGTCGATGGTTTATGTTTTGGACCTGGCAATACTctatatgttattattattttgttagagCCACACATTAGGTTATATGATAGTGATAGTTCACACAAAAATACAATCTGTAGCAACTATGGTACATGCTTTGGAGTAGTACTGTTTTGAAAACTGAGATCAGCTTTATCAGCATTACTCACATGGTCACAAaatctgttaatttttttttatactaaaaaattcaatttatttacttttatacctATATCTAAATCAATAAATACACAAAATTAGACTTGTTATTGATTACATGAAATCATACATTTTATGTTTAGTATTTACAAAGGTTATGTTGTTTTAAGTTAAGTAGCAGTAATGAGTTATGAATATTATCACAGAAATTGCTTGACATCTACTTTAGTGCATTTAATAATTAGTTTGCGGTGTGTTTACATCTAATCTTAGGATAGTTACGGCCAGGCCTCTAGTGATGTTTTCTATGTATGATAATATTCATAACTTATCTATAAGTAAAATGGTCTACAATAATCACAAAACCAGTCCTAAAAGACA contains the following coding sequences:
- the mrj gene encoding dnaJ heat shock protein family (Hsp40) member B6 mrj isoform X1; protein product: MVDYYRVLGVTRVATDAEIKKAYRKLALKWHPDKNPDNADEANRKFKEISEAYEVLSDENKRKMYDARGSSHHSHRYQSKNGVNGHRHFSFKGFFGDTPFHRFFERKRRVYDQYGKEGLNNSRGRRSAADDDYEFGYASFPFTFRDPEDVFREFFGGSPFGDLFAEINGHGHHHRHGRRSHHPSTSLTSSLFSPFGMAGLDDIFARHAANGNAFTSFSTFNSSLAGQGSGNMRSTTTTTRVINGKKITTKKVTENGRETVMSYENGVLKAKTVNGVPQSLTYS
- the mrj gene encoding dnaJ heat shock protein family (Hsp40) member B6 mrj isoform X2 encodes the protein MVDYYRVLGVTRVATDAEIKKAYRKLALKWHPDKNPDNADEANRKFKEISEAYEVLSDERKRRVYDQYGKEGLNNSRGRRSAADDDYEFGYASFPFTFRDPEDVFREFFGGSPFGDLFAEINGHGHHHRHGRRSHHPSTSLTSSLFSPFGMAGLDDIFARHAANGNAFTSFSTFNSSLAGQGSGNMRSTTTTTRVINGKKITTKKVTENGRETVMSYENGVLKAKTVNGVPQSLTYS